CTGGGAAAACGCTAGAAGATTGAGAACACGACGAACGAAATGGGCCTATCGTTCCTTATGGTTTTTCGATATTCAGAGCGTCACTTGCCAAAAGCTATCGATTGTCAAGAATGAATAGCAGTGTGACCGTCACTTGAAAGCTGGGAATTCGTACGCGGGAAACCGATACTCTTGACCTTATCGAATATTCAGTCGAAAATAATCGAAAACCGATATCGAGTGTGTGAGCACTATCGCTGACCACTAACACCAACAACGTTTAGGAGCAAAAGAGTCGACGATGCGATGGGTAAAAACAAAGCCCCGTGTAAAAGTGTCCGAAAACCGTGCGTAGCATCAAACAAATCGTAACTCGGCCAGCGAATCTAGGTGCCGTTGTTTTCGGGGACGCGTGTGCAGTGCCGTTTCAAGTGTCGGTAATCGCCAAAATCCACAaaaaattttatgattttttaaaaaaacgtTCGCTAAACGCATTTCGTTCgttcactcacacacacacgtcaACCTAACACACGCACAGACGCAGACAAACACAACGCGCAGCgcatatacacacacaatgaAAAGAAGGCAGTGAAAATCGACAAGCGCacgcatgcacacacacacactaacgAGCACGCAGGCGAAAAAGTGTTGATATATATCCAATATATTGATGTTGTGTGcaacgttgttgttgctgctgctactgctgtgtgagtgagtgagggCGAGCGAGAAAGAGTGAGTGCGGTGCGCGCAGGATAAAGCGAAGATGATACACAAAGCGAAGGagtgaaaaaataattaacgGCAAAGAGGACTGCAAAGCGCAGAGCGGATAAAAGAGGAGCgctaacaacaataacaacgacTGCGGGTCCcctgcaaaaacaacaatagcaagaaccacatcaacaacaataacaacagcagcaagaacatcaacaacaagaactacaactacaaATTGGCCCTCTCATTTCGGCAGTCGCATAGCATAGCCCCATCTCACTCTCTCGTTCGTTGGGGGATACGAAAAAGTTCacatgcaacaacaacgacaacaaacaATAGCAGTCGCAGTCGACGCGggcagaggcagaggcagcgacAGAGACCGCGGCGCACTGAACGTATTTTgtacatataaacaaaaatagtttttaaactCCCcaaaatctaaatctaaaCCTAAAGTTAAGTCTAAAAGTGAAACCTAAAGCCCTAAGCATAAATCTACAGTtaataagttaattaaaagcaagCAAGTCCGGCGGTGTGCTTGAGTTAGAAAGGGGAGAAGCGAAGGAGAGGAACAcagcgagagagagaaaagagGAAGAGTAGAACGCTCAAGAGAAATTCGCCTTTTACACGATTTTAAATTGAGCGTTTGGCAGAGATccattatacatatacatccATCCAAAAAGAGAGGAGAGTAACAGTGAGAGAGACGGAGGAAGAGGAAGCggaggaaaacaaacaaacgggggagcagctgaagaagaagaacaagaaTCAGCTTCAGCAGTAGAAGAAGGAGCAACTGTAAACACACACAATCTCAGCCTCACGCTGGCGAATCGcaacggcggcaacaacaacagaggaggaggaggcggcggtaacaacaacaacaatggaggaggcggaggagcggCTGCAGTCGGCGCTGGCGCCGAAGGAACAGCAGGAGGTGGCGCAGGAGCCGGAGCGGCGGGCAGAGAcgctgcaggagcagcggccAACGAATGGAATCCGGAGGAAATGGACCGCTTCAGCTTCGACGACTCCATCCGCTTCGAGGAAGACTCCCTCTGCAGCTGGAGCTCCGAACCGGAATCGCTGTGCAACAACTGGCGCGGCTGGAAGAAGCCCGCTGCAGGCAGCGGCGCAGGCAATGGCGGCTTGAGCGGCATGGGCGGTATGGCTGTGGCCGGCGGCTCGGGAGCACCGCCGTTCGGAGGAGCAGGTGCCTCCGGTTCGTGCACACCGGGCGGCAATGGAACGGCCATGGCCAACACATCCACCTGCGGCAGACATTATGGTGAGTAGCATCTCCTTGTTGCTAGGGCGGGATTTAGGGCAGTGTACTCGGAGCATTCAGCATTTCACCAGTGAAACTACAGTTGTAAAAATCACAGATACAAATCTAAACTGTCGTATCTATTATTGAAGAGAACTTCTTAAAATCCGAAAAACGTTCTCCAACACTGACAGTTTTTAAAGTTCTAAAAGTGTGCGTCCTAAAGACATCAAATGCTATCCTCTTATTAGGAAATTAGTCTTTATTTCCTTTCGTATAAGAAGCTTTCATATGTCGCATATAAAAGATATTGAGTCCCTCATCCCGCTTATATCCAAATAGTTAATACCTATAACTTTCCCTTTATAATGAGTAAGGGGCACTGCTTAAATGTACAGCTTCTTTGAGCTATCTGTATAGCGTTAAATAATCAATTACTTGCTAcacaatttagtttttaagccAAGTAGAGTGATTTGCTTTAGCTGTATGTTTTACTAGCCTGGTCTCATTTTGCTATGTGCAATGCACATTTGGCCACACTGTGCTGCCTGTAATTATACGCATGACCTTTTCGCTTTTggtaaattctttaaaattggCTTAGGCACAACAACGAGCAGgctgtaattgttgttgccctcTGTCTGCAATTGTCTTCTTCGTTTCCCCGCATTTCCTCGAAGTCCTCTGCTTATCGCTGAAGTCAAAATCACGACTTTGGCTGCcaacgttttttattttcattcgtTTATACGAGTTTCCTTTTTACCTTTTGGTTGCGTTCCTTTGTCTTTCCCTGTGGCTCATTACGCTTGTGCATGTGGCTGgggcattgttttttttttttttgtttcgtgcCTGCCAAGAGACGTTCCTTACACGTTTTCTGTATCCTGTGCGCCGCCGCAGCACTATCATCATGTAATATCTGGATATCTGGCTGCGACTGCGCAGTTCGTCCTCGTCGCTGTTTCTTCTTCGTATCCTCCATTCGTCTTCGTCATTTGCCCATCCACTGCATTCGTTTGCTTATTTCCCTTTGTTCGCCTGAGCAGTGCTGCTGTGGGGGGAAACAGGACTATATTTGGAAGGGTCAAAGGACTAAACAGAGCGGCAAAGCCAAGGAGAAACTCCAACCATGCAGTTGTCTTCTCTGTGGATTCTTTGATAGCCAGGGTTGCCAGcttgttgattttattgctATTTGTTGATGCTAAGCAATAGTATTGCAAAACTAGCTGAACTTGGCTCAATCGTAATcatttttatctttttgtAATGTTATACATATCTTTTACTTGCTATAAACAGAGGAGTTGGCCATATGCTGCTGGTTTGTAAACCTAAAGAACCAATAGTTACTAGCTAAAGCTATTTGCTTTTGGCGGGAAAATAGCCAAAGAGCTAGCTCTGCGACTGGGTGTGTGTGCAGTGGCGAAGCCAGCTGCATTTTCATGCTCGAAAGACATAATAACCGCATCAAAAAACTATATTGCCTCAAAACGATGTCGCTGCTGCCAGCTGAACACGCTGACGTCGACTTCGACGTCGATGCTGAGGCGACGAGAGCCTCGCTTTGTTGTGTCAAAGAACCTTTTCAAGGATACCACCACAACCTGCCCAAGGGgatgtaataaaaataaagacgacgacgacgacacgAAGGAGAGTCCATTATTCCCTTCGCACCTTGCAGCTCCTCCGCCCCGTTTGCTGTGGCTCCCCAGATATGGTAGTTCTTCAGATAGTTGCAACGGAAGAAGCCCATTGATTTGATTGATCCAGAATTGTCAACGGCTTCTGATGCGATTGAATGCTTACATACATCATATGAATTCTGTGCGTTCGAGCATTTAACATGccataattgaaatgttttgaGCCAAGTTTTCTTGCGCTGGTTGAGGGGttctattaatttttaactAGCATCCAAATTACTTACTAATTTGATGACATGATTTACCATTAAACAGGACATTGGAAAACGAACATCAGCTAACCCAAGTTGCATTTGTCTGAATGTAAGGTTTGGTGACCTCAATCGATAATTATACTGATAAATTCCTTGTCCGTTGTGAGTAaaaggcaaatggaaatggcctTTATACCGAATTGCACAAAACCCAAGtgtatttgattgaaaatagAGTATGGTGACCCCGatcgatatatatttaattaacgtACTGATTGCTTCCTGCCTGATTTAATTAAACGGCAAATGGCAAAGCGTGTTgtcaaattgcaattgattttaaaCAACATTTCATTAGGAGcattagttaaatatatagaCTATGGTGACCCCACTTTGTTAGTTTTCTTTTAGGGAAAATAGAACACCATTTTCAAATAGAAACAAACTTTAAGCAATTAAGCTAAGTATAGTTTTGAGGTGACCCCAATTCTATGTCATTCATACCATAACTCTCCCATTGAGAGCTGTTATCCAGGGGATGACAGGAACAACGCAGATGAGCGTTCGCCAAGTGCGCCCCGCATAAACGTAAAGCGCAGAACGTCGATGCGATGCAATGACCCCGAATAAACCGAAACCGTGCAATGGTCACGCTGCAGTGCTGACAATGCAACTCCGTGTCCGTGAGAGGTGTGCGggctgtgagtgtgtgcgtgccttGAGTGGCCGGCGTTGCCACATGTCATCATCTAATTAGTGGGTCGAGGCTCGCTCGGTGTCAATTTcgaactgaaacagaaacagatacagatacagcgaCCAGCTGTATGTTTCACATTTCGCCGTGCATATCGGTTTCATGCACTTCCGCAGCCAAAACAATTGCACCAACATATGCAGCACATACATGCAGAAATGCTTGCTGGCACTTTGACCTgacccccttttttttttttttgttatttggcTTTCGTGCGAGCTTTTTGTGCCGAACAACCCGAATTTGTCgctggaaacaaaaaaaaaatacgtaGGAGCATGGCACAAGTATAACTATCagcatattttcaaatgagTTATCAGCGCATAAGTTatgatttcaaataaataaatcgcattGCTTTATGCCAGTGTAACTCATTTTTAACACTAAGCGTCTTCAAAAGACTTGTAAATTATCATGACCACGTGTTAAATGGTCTTGAGTGGAGAAACTAGATTCACTGCGATAACTTATTTAGTGTGGGTAACACTTTGCGAGATAAATCCTTTTGGTTAGCGATGTGTACATAGGGATTTCAAGGAAGAAGTCCACTCGGAGTGGCAAATAGTCGTAGGCAGTGTGGAGTTGCTCAACTTTGAGGGGCTCGTTCGGCATAGCACAAATAACTGGAGCATGAGTCTTTGTGTTGCATATTCTCCCTTTTATTGTTGCACGTTTCGTTAGTGCGacgcatggaaatggaaaacaaattaaagtgcaaataaaaactCCGAGGGCGAACGCAAGAGCGAGCCCAGTTGCGGCAAGGAGCAAACCAGTTTGAAGGGGCAGCAACAGCCTTGAATCTGCCGTAAAGAAGTTCAATGGGAAAAGtggcatatatatgtatgtatatatacgtgAATCAGTTATTAAGCCTTCCTCAATCAAATCAATCTGACTCATGCGGCCATTCGGATTCCACGAAGTCCCTCTCTTAACTGAATTCTTCATCTGACAAATGCATTAAGCTGTTGCTCTTGGATTCCTTGCCTTGCCTTTTCCTCCACTCGTCAgtcaaatggaattaaaataattaaaaccgAATGAAACTCAGAGTGACGGTAAGAGTACTGCGTACTGTCggatcttaaaaaaaaaagaagttaaaaaagaaaggtaaaataatttcaatgctTTAATTATAGGAAAATTTTGTTATACCTAAAAGTTCGACTTGGGTCCATAAGCATTAATGTTTCTCAActtgcaaaatatatttttaaaaaaatgccaACAGTCGTTGCTATTTTCCCGACCTCTGCTGTAGCTGTGTGTATGCATAAGACAGGCATGAGCAATAAGTTAGCGCTTGCGGAAAATGACTTTGAATAAAATGGTGCCAAAGTGTCTGAAAATTAAGCgatggggggggggggggggggggggggtcgCACGAAGAGCGGGCCAACGAGCCGACGAACGAGtagaagaaaacaaacaaacaaacaaaacaacgaCCTCTTTCGCTCAGTGCTGCCAATTTGGCTCGTTTTTTTATGGAACCCATATACGATATGTTTGAAGAAATTGCACACTCAATTAGATTTTTTTGTTATACTAGTTTGAATTAATCTTAATATAATCTTAATAATTTGGTTGTATCAATTAgggatatatattttgtaacaAGCCAGTTTCTGCATACAGATccgaattaaaaataagaattatTTGCAAACGAGTAATTAGAAATGGGATTCTTCGATAGCTTACTACTAAGAGTAATGATTCAAacaattgaaagtgaaatcGGTGGGATCTGTTTATCCTCCTGCGCGAATATTTTATTCGCGTGGGCGAACTTGAAccctgtgttctttttttcttggcggctgcatcatcatcagcaaaACACCAcaccatacatatataccataCATAAGTATGTATACGAAATACAATAACAAAGCTCTCTACTCTTTGTTGTGCTTTGGggtcattgttttttttttttttttgtttatgtttgtctgtttgtttgtcttttgtgTTCTGCGTTCTGCGTTTTAAAGGCATTGGAAACGAGACCTTTAAAATGCAGGTCCCCTCTTCCATTGCCATTGGTTTATTTGCATGCCAATTCAGTGGATTTCTGTTTATCTACAACTCAATTGCGCCTCGGAGATAATGACATTGGTTTACGCAGGGGAAAATTGCGTGGCCATGATTTCCATGTTTTCCCACGACAACCACATCGCAGAAAACCTATGCTTTATTTACACAGTTGCCTCGCAAGAGGGATTACGTTTCAGACCGAAAGATAATCAATCGTCTGAATCCCGAATGTTTATAAAGGCGATATCTATTCGGAAGTGCGACTACACCAATTTATGGATAGTGGCATGGGGGACTTTAATGGAATTCAAGATAAGAAACTTAATTACCTAAACATCccttttggcatttattgGGGCTTGAATCCAAGATAACTTTGAAATTATTAAGAAGAAGGTATGGAAAAGATTTGAgttcaaaatgtaaatataagaTAGAACCACCTGAAATCGTGTAATTTGCGGATGGTTGGTGATATGTGGATATAGGAATCCGGAGAATCCTTATCACCTTGCACTAATCGAATTatcctaaaatatttattcgtgCTCTGATGCGGCATAAACGTAATATGATTACGCGTATTTCGCCAGACAATctaatttacattttgttgACCTGTTGGGGGCTGTATGCTCGTTTCTACCCCGAAAAAACCTCGTGGTTGACCTCCCTTTCGCTGGTCATTGGCCGTTGGCTCCAGAAAAAGttctttaattaataaaatgccCGACATGGGTATGTGGTGTCTGTGTGACATGTATGTGGCTTTTCCGCGCtttgtttgtgtttaattATGGTAGAAGAAATATGGCATTAGTCATTTGGCAGCTTCTTCGAGAAATTAGCATCGTCATGGTTTTCCCTTATTAAACTGGTTGCTTTAACCTGGGCTTAAATCCATGCAACACTTTTCGCGGTTATCTAATCGAATATTTGACAAGGTTTGGGTTTAAATGCTGCACAGCTGAAGAATATAATGGAATTCATTGTTTTCAATGATACCAATGTTCTTAGAACTTAGAAGGCATATTATCAATCAAAATGTACTGTACAGAATAGTTTGATGGTACCAGTGCATTATCCAGTACCCAGATGCCTTCTATATTCCGTTCGCCTTCTTCCAGAAGTATCAACATTGGCCGAACTGGCAGCCCGCTGTGTGGCCTCCTACATACCGTTCGAGCTGGTGGAGCACGTGTATCCGCCGGTgccggagcagctgcagctgcgcaTTGCGTTCTGGAGCTTTCCGGACAACGAGGAGGACATCCGGCTCTACTCCTGCCTGGCCAATAGCTCGGCGGACGAGTTCAATCGCGGCGACTCGTTGTTTCGGTTGCGAGCTGTCAAGGATCCGCTGCAAATAGGTAAGTTTGTCCAGCGCCAGGGGATAAATGCTAGACgcaactaactaactaacccATTCACTTGCAGGCTTTCACCTCTCGGCCAGCGTGGTCAATCAGACGCCGCGTGCCTATTTCAATGTGGCCGTCACCTTTGACCGCCGACGCATCTCCTCTTGCAACTGCACCTGCACCTCGTCCGCCTACTGGTGCTCCCACGTAGTCGCCGTTTGTCTGCATCGCATCCATTGCGTAAGTATGGTGCAGGGTGTAGAAGTATTAAATGACCTTTGGTTACTCTCCCTTGTGGTATCATATCAATTGGAATCATGTTCATTTATACAACTTAAATTCTATTGTCTTGCAGCCCCAGGAGGTCTGTCTGCGTGCTCCGGTATCGGAATCATTGACTCGCCTGCAACGCGACCAGTTGCAAAAGTTTGCCCAGTATCTGATCAGCGAGCTGCCTCAGCAGATCTTGCCGACGGCTCAGCGGCTCCTGGATGAGTTGCTCAGTGCGCAACCCACGGCGATCAACACTGTGTGCGGTGCACCTGATCCGACGGCCGGCGCCTCGATCAATGACCAGACCAGCTGGTATCTGGACGAGAAGACGTTGCATAACAACATTAAACGAATCCTCATCAAGTTCTGTTTGCCCGCCCCGATTGTGTTTAGGTGAGTAATCTCATAGAGCCTTCTATCCTGACTCCTTTGTAATTTATGGCCTTCATTATCGCCACAGCGACGTGAACTATCTGACGAACTCAGCTCCCCCAGCGGCGGCCGAGTGGAGCTCGCTACTCCGACCGCTGCGGGGACGTGAGCCGGAGGGCATGTGGAATCTGCTTTCGATCGTGCGCGAGATGTACAGGCGCTGTGATCGGAACGCAGTGCGTCTCCTGGAGATCATCACGGAGGAGTGCTTGTACTGCGATCAGATACTCATCTGGTGGTTCCAGACGAAGCTGGCACTGATGATGGGGTCCCACGGCCACTCCGGCGGTAAGCACTCTAACACTCACTCCAACTCCACGGCTCTGCAGCATGCTTGCAGTTCGCTGTGCGACGAAATCGTTGCACTGTGGCGATTGGCAGCGCTCAATCCCGGCCTGGCGCCGGACGAGCGAGATATGCTGCACGCCCAGTTCACGGCCTGGCATCTAAAGATTCTTGACCGGGTGGTCAAGAGCCGAATGATGCCGTCGTCGTACACCAACAAGCACCAGCAGAACTCGAGATCCGAGACGGAGCTGTTCATCGGCTTCAAGCCGGCCATCGAGGCGTGCTACTTGGACTGGGAGGGCTACCCCATACCGGGAGTGACGCACACCCACGACACGAATCCCATCTACTACTCGCCGTTCACTTGCTTCAAGCACACGGACCTCAAGGGCGAGTCCAACAATCCCGGCCAGCTGAATGCCACCCAAGCGCTGATGTCGAACAACAAGCACTACAATTACTTTAGTTCATCCAGCGATCATGGTATGCACGCAGGAGCCTTCAAGCAGAGGTTGGACCGGCCTTTTCGTGAGTCGCGATTCTATACGAATCCGGCCGATCTGGACGGAGGAGCAGCGTTGGCGGGCGGAGGATCTGGCAGGTTTTCCACGGGACTGGGTTCCGTTGCCGTTGGAGGAGCTGGTGGAGGAGGCTTGGGTCAGATGAGCGGAGGAGTTAATAATTCCGTTGGAGGGTCAGCGGCCGCCGAAGTGAATCccgtgcagcagcagcttcccAGTGGCTCGGCGGGAGTCGGTGCCTCTGTGACAAATGTCAAGGTTGTGGTAGCAACGGATGGCAATCGTTCGAGTGCCAGCAGCGAGGGATTCTGCGAGAACGATGATTTCGGCGGCGACACCAGCAGCAGTCATAACTACTGTCCACCTGGACAGGCGGTTGTGCCTGGCCAGAAATCTGCCCTCACGGAGTCGGATTCGCAGAGCAGCTTCGATGCAGTGTCGCAGCAGAGCAAGGATGAGCCACCAGTCGGgggagtgggtgtggcagtGGGTGTTGAACAAGCCCTTTCCACATCTGACACTTCGTCggcctcctcctcttcgtcaTCTGCTTCTACAGCTTCGGGGAGCTCTAATAGTTCCACTTCCTCTATGCTGATGGCTGGACAGGAGGCGACTGTCGGGGTTGGTGGCGCTGTGCAGCAAACACCTCGTCGCCTCAGCAAGGATGAATCCTTTAGCAGCAGTAGCGACGAGTTCAACCAGGGAGGCGTGGGTGGATCAGCAGGTCGAGCGGCTATGGCCTCCAGTGGAAGTGGATCGGGTGCTGGCGACGCAGTAGCGGTAGGAGCGGGATCAACAGCTGGCGGAGATCTGACGCCGGTGCCCAGCACGTCGGCAGCTGCCCGTGCTGCCTTGGCCGCTAGCTCCACGGGGCCGGTGATTTCCGCTTCACCTCATCTTGCAGCCAGCGCAGCAGGAGGCTTAGGAGTGCTGGGTGTGGGTGCATTGGGTGCAGACCAGCCTTGCACCTCATCCGCGCATGCAGCCCGAGCTCTGGCAGCTGCAGTGGCTGCTTCCAGCGACAAGCCGCATGTTTTCTCCAATGTGCGGCCCACAGAGGACGCCTGGGATATACTGCTGGCCAGAGCCGAGGGTCTGCATGCCCACGGTCACGGAGCCGAGGCTTGCATCCTGGCCGTCCGGCTGGCCGAACAGATGCTGGCTAATCCGCCTAACCTACTTCTGGAACTGCCACCCGCACCCAAGAGAAAGGGCAAGAAGCAAAACGTGAATCCCATCTCGCATCAGCTGACAGTTGTGGCCTCTGCAACGCTGTCCAAGTGTGCTTTTCTCTGCACAGTGCTGTCGGAGAACTCTGAACACTACCACATTGGGTTTCGGATATGCCTCTTCGCCTTGGAGATGCCGCGACCGCCAGCAAGCACCAAGCCCCTGGAAGTCAAGCTGGCCAACCAGGAGGCGGACATACTGGCTCTACTGAAGCGCCTGCCGCTGGGATCCGCGGAGCTGCAAGTAATCCGAGAGCGAGCTGAGCAATTGCGCAGCGGAACCTTTAAGACGCGAGGAGAGGCTCTGTTGCCGATTAACCTGGCCACGTTTATTTTCGATGCCCTAGTTACCCTTAGCCCCTTGGGTGGATCCACAATTGTCCCTGGCGTGGCATCCTCTAGTGGTGTATCAAGTGCGGCCGGCAAGTCTATGGTCAATACAGGCACACGTTTGCTGCTCTACAAGCACAACAGCGATGAGAGTCTGGGATTCGATGCTGCAGTCGCTGCTCTAGGACTAAAAGCCAATGTGTCGGAGGCAGAGCATCCGTTGTTGTGCGAAGGAACCCGCCGGCAGCGCGGGGATCTTGCTCTGACATTGCTTTCCCACTACAAGGATGAGCCCCGCAAGATAGCCAAGATCATGGAGAAGCTTCTGGACAGGGACATACATACGCTTCTAAATGCGCCACTCCTGCCCGCTTATTACTCGAGTAATCCGCCTGTGAGGACGCGAAGTAATCAGCCCACGCGCAGAGAGGATCACGATTATGGCGGTGGCTCTGGATGCGCCTCTTCCAACTGCAATCCGGTAGCCAATTTGTGTGAACTTCTGCCGGCGGACTACGGCAGTGTGGGAGGAAACAGTCGCCCACACAGCTCCACGAGTGCCGAACTGGAACTAAGCATGTGTGCCCTGAGCATGGCCAGCAGTGGCAGCCAGTCGGGAGGCGTTCAAGGTATGGTGCCCACAACGAATGCAGCGGGAAACACGGGAACCCCCAGTTCCAGCAGCACGACGGTCAGCGGAAGCCAGAATCCCAATGGTAATCCCAGTGGCAGCGGTGGAGGTGGAAACGGCGGAGGTGGCAACggtggtggaggcggcggcggaggtggtggaggCTCCACCAGTAGCCGAAGCAAGGAAAGCCGCTACAAGGGAAAGAGAGCATATCCCTCGATACCCAACCAGCCATCGGAAGCCAGTGCTCACTTCATGttcgagctggccaagaatGTGCTGACCAAGGCCGGCGGCAATAGTTCCACATCGCTCTTCACCCAGGCGAGCACCAGCCAAAATCACCATGGACCGCACCGTGCCCTTCACATGTGCGCCTTCCAACTAGGGCTGTATGCCCTTGGTCTGCACAACTGTGTGAGCCCCAATTGGCTATCGAGGACGTACTCGTCGCACGTCTCCTGGATCCTGGGGCAAGCTATGGAAATTGGTGCGCCGGCGATAAGCTTTCTTATTGACACTTGGGAGGCGCATCTCACGCCTCCCGAAGCGGCTGGCATGGCCGATCGTGCGTCGCGCGGATGGGACAGCAACATGGTCTATCCAGCGGCGGAGCTAGCCCTGTCTGTTCTGCCCCACGCAGCTGCCCTCAATCCCAACGAGATCCAGCGTGCGATTCTGCAGTGCAAGGAGCAAAGCGATCTGATGCTGGAGCGGGCCTGTCTAACCGTGGAGACAGCTGCCAAGGGCGGCGGCGTCTATCCGGAGGTGCTGTTCCAGGTAGCGCGCTACTGGTACGAGCTGTACATGC
This Drosophila simulans strain w501 chromosome X, Prin_Dsim_3.1, whole genome shotgun sequence DNA region includes the following protein-coding sequences:
- the LOC6740216 gene encoding zinc finger SWIM domain-containing protein 8 homolog isoform X1, giving the protein MDRFSFDDSIRFEEDSLCSWSSEPESLCNNWRGWKKPAAGSGAGNGGLSGMGGMAVAGGSGAPPFGGAGASGSCTPGGNGTAMANTSTCGRHYEVSTLAELAARCVASYIPFELVEHVYPPVPEQLQLRIAFWSFPDNEEDIRLYSCLANSSADEFNRGDSLFRLRAVKDPLQIGFHLSASVVNQTPRAYFNVAVTFDRRRISSCNCTCTSSAYWCSHVVAVCLHRIHCPQEVCLRAPVSESLTRLQRDQLQKFAQYLISELPQQILPTAQRLLDELLSAQPTAINTVCGAPDPTAGASINDQTSWYLDEKTLHNNIKRILIKFCLPAPIVFSDVNYLTNSAPPAAAEWSSLLRPLRGREPEGMWNLLSIVREMYRRCDRNAVRLLEIITEECLYCDQILIWWFQTKLALMMGSHGHSGGKHSNTHSNSTALQHACSSLCDEIVALWRLAALNPGLAPDERDMLHAQFTAWHLKILDRVVKSRMMPSSYTNKHQQNSRSETELFIGFKPAIEACYLDWEGYPIPGVTHTHDTNPIYYSPFTCFKHTDLKGESNNPGQLNATQALMSNNKHYNYFSSSSDHGMHAGAFKQRLDRPFRESRFYTNPADLDGGAALAGGGSGRFSTGLGSVAVGGAGGGGLGQMSGGVNNSVGGSAAAEVNPVQQQLPSGSAGVGASVTNVKVVVATDGNRSSASSEGFCENDDFGGDTSSSHNYCPPGQAVVPGQKSALTESDSQSSFDAVSQQSKDEPPVGGVGVAVGVEQALSTSDTSSASSSSSSASTASGSSNSSTSSMLMAGQEATVGVGGAVQQTPRRLSKDESFSSSSDEFNQGGVGGSAGRAAMASSGSGSGAGDAVAVGAGSTAGGDLTPVPSTSAAARAALAASSTGPVISASPHLAASAAGGLGVLGVGALGADQPCTSSAHAARALAAAVAASSDKPHVFSNVRPTEDAWDILLARAEGLHAHGHGAEACILAVRLAEQMLANPPNLLLELPPAPKRKGKKQNVNPISHQLTVVASATLSKCAFLCTVLSENSEHYHIGFRICLFALEMPRPPASTKPLEVKLANQEADILALLKRLPLGSAELQVIRERAEQLRSGTFKTRGEALLPINLATFIFDALVTLSPLGGSTIVPGVASSSGVSSAAGKSMVNTGTRLLLYKHNSDESLGFDAAVAALGLKANVSEAEHPLLCEGTRRQRGDLALTLLSHYKDEPRKIAKIMEKLLDRDIHTLLNAPLLPAYYSSNPPVRTRSNQPTRREDHDYGGGSGCASSNCNPVANLCELLPADYGSVGGNSRPHSSTSAELELSMCALSMASSGSQSGGVQGMVPTTNAAGNTGTPSSSSTTVSGSQNPNGNPSGSGGGGNGGGGNGGGGGGGGGGGSTSSRSKESRYKGKRAYPSIPNQPSEASAHFMFELAKNVLTKAGGNSSTSLFTQASTSQNHHGPHRALHMCAFQLGLYALGLHNCVSPNWLSRTYSSHVSWILGQAMEIGAPAISFLIDTWEAHLTPPEAAGMADRASRGWDSNMVYPAAELALSVLPHAAALNPNEIQRAILQCKEQSDLMLERACLTVETAAKGGGVYPEVLFQVARYWYELYMRNTPNNSEFEPHDDTMDHSAVSLSALIESQQQHELQQQQQAVQQQQAVQQQQQVVQQQQQVVQQQQQLGMPNPVVQGGVGPGPGLPVAVPPPVVGSVQNPQAQFQPVGVASLAPLGMAQYPPYSFCQGLYAHHHNLSYPPGQMQMFISAGPPPPPQAYGGYQQPPPQQPPNPQQQQQVVQQQVQQQQVVQQQQQQVQMGGQAPPGHPGQQGHPGQPPSGFQPQPLPGAFQALPPQAYQAMQAGPPGPPMGPPQGYYGPPPPPPPNGPPGVGVGVGVGVMPMRQHQHQHPVYPFMQQAPPQPPQQQQPPPSQPPVRQRQPHQFTPTQLRYLLAAYNVGMLAMETLARRVHDDRPQAKYARNPPYGEDVKWLLRISKKLGTQYLHQFCICAVNSIVSPFVLHDVAIESAHYLGRNNHQMVMQHLRSALTPLVQKCQQMYIQCIHQKLYHLTQGDYEEFASIVVAARAAFQITPEGNAQFKDWLQSIKRSKSCKKELWSQINAALQSNSK